In Vespa crabro chromosome 7, iyVesCrab1.2, whole genome shotgun sequence, a single window of DNA contains:
- the LOC124425593 gene encoding histone H4 yields MTGRGKGGKGLGKGGAKRHRKVLRDNIQGITKPAIRRLARRGGVKRISGLIYEETRGVLKVFLENVIRDAVTYTEHAKRKTVTAMDVVYALKRQGRTLYGFGG; encoded by the coding sequence ATGACTGGTCGtggaaagggaggaaaaggaTTGGGAAAGGGAGGTGCCAAGCGTCACAGGAAAGTTCTTCGTGATAATATCCAAGGTATCACCAAACCTGCAATTCGTCGCTTAGCTCGGCGAGGTGGTGTGAAACGTATTTCTGGATTAATTTACGAAGAAACTCGTGGCGTATTGAAAGTTTTTCTGGAAAACGTTATTCGTGATGCAGTCACGTACACTGAACACGCTAAGAGGAAGACTGTAACAGCCATGGACGTCGTCTACGCTCTGAAACGTCAAGGACGTACTCTCTATGGATTTGGTGGTTAA